From a single Salmo salar chromosome ssa22, Ssal_v3.1, whole genome shotgun sequence genomic region:
- the LOC106583080 gene encoding tripartite motif-containing protein 16-like protein — translation MAVSGVSVRMAHLSCPLCQEMLRSPATIPCGHTFCSLCIQDFWDNEEKHDRFCSCPECQYTFHQRPNLIKNIALAEMVEAMEKSRWRNNVGSVGKHRPAAACHQAGPSPSQTQEKARPMKSPQTTTVSEAPKSRVCPTHGRLLEVYCCDDDQCICLLCALVEHKSHSTLFVNEGWSRKQKQLQDLKKESKERIKKREKEQKDLTESIQRIKEGSRAAEEHCEGVLAGLIDSLQRHYSTTVRELIWAQETAVVAQAESSLCNLETDIANLKKKDTELEELSQTDDNIHFLQSWPSLSTLSEPQNLSSVSTDPHLPFEAIRTAISEFGDRLEAFCEEEINTVSQTVAGNGGSQYPVKPEQLPVISAAQTLEPTTRPEFLQYACELTLDPNTAHKDLSISMEDRMVRWDPKKQKVPVQPHPERFTNRHQVMCREGLESERCYWEVEMMGNKAEIALAYLGINRKSRSKTSAFGGSDQSWSLDCSKGYSVSHNSKSILLSATPSQHKIGVYLKFKEGTIAFYEVSDRMKFLYRTQKCTFTEPLYPGFWLGDESPITLCNLRHKRF, via the exons ATGGCAGTGTCTGGTGTATCGGTCAGGATGGCCCACCTCAGCTGTCCACTCTGCCAGGAGATGCTCAGGAGTCCAGCTACTATTCCATGTGGGCACACTTTCTGCAGTCTCTGCATTCAGGACTTCTGGGACAATGAAGAAAAGCATGATCGTTTCTGCAGCTGCCCTGAATGCCAATATACCTTTCACCAGAGGCCTAACCTGATCAAGAACATTGCTCTGGCTGAAATGGTGGAAGCCATGGAGAAGTCCAGGTGGAGAAATAATGTGGGTTCCGTAGGTAAGCACAGACCTGCTGCAGCCTGCCATCAGGCAGGGCCATCGCCCAGTCAGACTCAGGAAAAGGCCAGACCCATGAAGAGTCCCCAAACCACTACAGTCTCAGAGGCACCGAAGAGCAGAGTATGTCCCACACATGGCagactgctggaggtttactgctGTGATGATGATCAATGCATCTGCCTTCTGTGCGCCCTGGTTGAGCACAAATCACACTCCACTTTGTTCGTGAATGAGGGATGGAGCAGGAAACAG AAACAGCTCCAGGACCTTAAGAAGGAATCCAAGGAGAGGATcaaaaagagagaaaaggagcaGAAGGACCTGACAGAGAGCATTCAGAGGATTAAG GAAGGTAGTAGGGCTGCTGAAGAGCACTGCGAGGGCGTCCTCGCTGGGCTGATTGACTCCCTCCAGAGGCACTACTCCACCACAGTCAGAGAGCTCATCTGGGCCCAGGAGACAGCTGTAGTGGCTCAGGCTGAGAGCTCCCTGTGCAACCTGGAGACAGACATTGCTAACCTGAAGAAGAAAGACACTGAGCTGGAGGAGCTGTCACAGACAGATGATAATATCCACTTCCTCCAG AGTTGGCCCTCTCTTTCTACCCTCTCAGAGCCCCAAAACTTGTCCAGTGTCTCGACGGATCCACACCTTCCCTTTGAGGCCATAAGAACTGCCATCTCAGAGTTTGGGGATCGGCTGGAGGCATTCTGTGAGGAAGAAATCAATACAGTGTCTCAAACTG TGGCTGGTAATGGAGGTTCCCAATATCCAGTCAAACCTGAGCAGCTTCCAG TTATCAGCGCTGCACAGACCCTAGAGCCTACGACCAGACCTGAGTTTCTACAGT ATGCCTGTGAGCTCACTCTGGACCCCAACACTGCCCACAAGGACCTCTCCATCTCAATGGAGGACAGAATGGTGAGGTGGGACCCTAAAAAGCAGAAGGTCCCAGTCCAACCTCACCCTGAGAGGTTTACAAACCGTCACCAGGTGATGTGCAGGGAGGGGCTTGAGTCTGAGCGCTGCTACTGGGAGGTGGAGATGATGGGGAACAAGGCTGAGATTGCCCTGGCCTACTTGGGCATAAACAGAAAATCACGCTCTAAGACATCCGCTTTTGGGGGCAGTGACCAATCCTGGAGCCTCGACTGTTCAAAAGGCTATTCTGTGTCCCACAACAGTAAAAGTATTCTACTCAGTGCAACCCCCAGCCAGCACAAAATAGGGGTTTACCTGAAATTCAAGGAGGGGACCATAGCATTTTATGAAGTCTCAGATAGGATGAAGTTTCTCTACAGAACCCAGAAATGCACATTCACTGAACCCCTCTACCCAGGGTTCTGGCTTGGGGACGAGAGTCCCATCACACTATGTAATCTGAGGCATAAGAGATTCTAA
- the LOC106583079 gene encoding potassium voltage-gated channel subfamily C member 1 yields MISSMYVSSQGHTSAHGHDRTSSKTYLREDLDKQGDVTKKVVINVGGMRHETYMGTLKSLPGTRLAKLMDHDPSGDPEFFFDRHPGVFSNVLNYYRTGKLHCPKDVCGPLFEEELAFWGVDKVDVEPCCWITFCQHRDAEEALAAFGPSDSNEHHNEEFPESFDVEDNPANSQSCFKRWKPKIWALFDDPFSSKAAKVIAFVSLFFILLSITAFCLETHESFHKLEKRTELVIDGNHTEEVTYYEIVTEPTLTVVEGVCVVWFIFEFLVRFTCCSNILVFVKNILNIIDFVAILPFFLDVGLSGKALGFLRVLNFVRILRIFKLMRHMVGVRVLVYTLKASVQEFCLLAVFFGIGMLIFSTLEFYAERVHGDPEDPTSTAHTNFKNIPIGFWWAVVTMTTLGYGDMYPETCSGMVIGALCALAGILTIAMPVPVIVNNFRLYYSLAMAQQKLPKKKKRQHLPLSGALSQPSPREEQLELCLLSGERCCSE; encoded by the exons ATGATCAGCTCAATGTATGTGTCCTCTCAGGGCCATACTTCAGCCCATGGCCATGACAGGACCTCGTCGAAAACATATCTAAGGGAAGACTTGGACAAACAAGGGGATGTCACAAAAAAGGTTGTGATCAACGTTGGTGGCATGCGCCATGAAACTTACATGGGCACTCTCAAGAGCTTGCCTGGTACCCGTTTGGCTAAACTGATGGATCATGACCCCAGTGGTGACCCTGAATTCTTCTTCGACAGACATCCAGGTGTTTTTTCCAATGTTCTGAATTATTACAGAACcggtaagcttcactgtccaaaagATGTCTGCGGTCCCCTTTTTGAAGAGGAGTTGGCTTTTTGGGGGGTTGACAAGGTGGACGTGGAACCTTGTTGCTGGATAACATTCTGCCAACATAGGGATGCCGAAGAGGCCCTTGCAGCGTTCGGGCCATCTGACTCGAATGAGCACCACAATGAAGAGTTTCCAGAGTCATTCGATGTTGAGGACAACCCAGCTAATTCTCAGAGCTGCTTCAAAAGGTGGAAACCAAAAATATGGGCTTTATTTGATGACCCTTTCTCGTCTAAGGCTGCCAAG GTCATTGCGTTTGTTTCCCTCTTCTTCATCCTCCTTTCCATCACAGCTTTCTGTCTGGAGACACATGAGAGCTTCCACAAGTTAGAGAAACGCACAGAGCTGGTCATAGATGGGAACCACACCGAAGAGGTGACGTACTATGAGATAGTGACCGAACCTACTCTGACTGTGGTGGAGGGCGTCTGTGTGGTGTGGTTCATATTTGAGTTCCTGGTCCGTTTCACCTGCTGCTCCAACATACTGGTGTTTGTGAAGAACATACTAAACATCATTGACTTTGTGGCCATCCTGCCCTTCTTCCTGGATGTGGGGCTGAGTGGGAAAGCCCTGGGTTTCCTGCGTGTGCTGAACTTTGTGAGGATCCTGAGGATCTTTAAGCTGATGCGCCACATGGTGGGAGTGCGTGTGTTAGTCTACACACTAAAGGCCAGCGTTCAAGAGTTCTGCCTCCTTGCTGTCTTCTTTGGAATTGGAATGCTAATTTTCAGCACCCTGGAATTCTACGCAGAGCGAGTACATGGTGACCCTGAAGACCCAACTTCGACTGCGCACACCAATTTTAAGAACATCCCCATAGGCTTCTGGTGGGCGGTGGTTACCATGACAACGCTGGGCTATGGGGACATGTACCCGGAGACCTGTTCCGGCATGGTAATTGGAGCCCTGTGTGCTCTGGCAGGTATTCTGACCATAGCCATGCCTGTCCCAGTCATAGTCAATAACTTCCGCCTGTACTACTCCCTGGCCATGGCCCAACAAAAGctcccaaagaagaagaagaggcaaCACCTGCCCCTGTCTGGAGCGCTTAGCCAGCCATCCCCAAGAGAGGAGCAGTTAGAATTATGCCTGTTATCAGGGGAGCGGTGTTGTTCAG AGTGA